The following DNA comes from Nocardioides panzhihuensis.
CTGCACCGGTCATGATGCCGAGCAGGGCGACGGCGCCCGCCGGCGTACCCAGGCCGTTGATCGTGTATTCACCGAAGAAGGCGATGCTCGCGATGACTGCCCCGAACAGCACGATGCCGAGCAACGTGCCCCAGCCGACCCCGGCACCTGCCCCCTTCAGCGACACCTCGACGGGAGCCCGGTGCTCGGTTCGCCGCACCACCCAGCCGTAGACCAGGACGCCGACGACGGCCGTCAGCAGGCCGGCGACGAGCGCAGACCAGGGGTTGTCCTTCACCGCGATGATGCCCAGATTGCCGATGATCCAGACCGCCGCAACCGCTAAGAGCTGCCATACCAGACGCACGAGGACTCCTCTGTGAGAAGCCGCGGCGGGAGCGCCGCGGACTACCTCGACGATATGGATCCGGCCGTCCCGGAATCATCACCGCACGGTGGACACTCGCAGGTAGCTCGCACGGGGGACAGAATGCCCTGCGCCGGCCAGGCAGGCACCCGGTCAGAAGCTTTCAAACGGGCCACGCGATGGCAGTGGCCGAACCATCAGAGATCACGTAGGCGTACCGATCCTGGTGCCGGTTCGGATGACCTGTGCGCAGCAACGGACGTCCCACCGCTAGGCTCTGGGCGGGCCGTTAGCTCAGTTGGTTAGAGCAGGGGACTCATAATCCCTGGGTCGCGGGTTCAAGTCCCGCACGGCCTACGAGAGCGGTCGGGCTGCCGACATGCGGATCCGTGGGTGTCGGCGCCTCGCCGACCGTGAAGGTTGCGCCGGGGTCGGCATGGGCGACGTGGCCTTCGAACCTGGCCGCGGCGCGCGCCACCGCCGCTTGCGGCGTCAGGGCGCGGCCGACGTGGGTGACGATCAAACGGCCAGCTCGGGCGGCGGTTGCGGTGTCGCCGGCGTCTTCGGGGGTGTGGTGCACCTGCTCCCCGTCGTCGGATGCGTGTGCGCTCTCGGCCTCGCACAGCAGTACGTCGCACCCCTCCGCCAGCTCGGTGAGGCTCGGGCAGGGCGCGGTGTCGCCGGAGTAGACCAGCGACCGACCCCCTGCTTCGATACGTACGGCGAAAGCCGAGACGTCGTGAACCACCGCGCGGGTGGTCAGCCGGAAGGACCCGATGGTGACCTGGTGTCCGTCGCTCAGCTCGGTGACGGCGAACGCTGACTCGATCGGGCTGCGGACGGATGTGTTGG
Coding sequences within:
- a CDS encoding MBL fold metallo-hydrolase, yielding MPDEPLRLTVLGSATPYPSADNPCSGYLVSSGDSRIWVDAGSGTLGPLQQHVRLDELDAIWISHLHADHSADLLTAYYGALYADIRLTAPIPLYGPPGIADRLAGFLTNTSVRSPIESAFAVTELSDGHQVTIGSFRLTTRAVVHDVSAFAVRIEAGGRSLVYSGDTAPCPSLTELAEGCDVLLCEAESAHASDDGEQVHHTPEDAGDTATAARAGRLIVTHVGRALTPQAAVARAAARFEGHVAHADPGATFTVGEAPTPTDPHVGSPTALVGRAGLEPATQGL